From Cognatishimia activa, one genomic window encodes:
- a CDS encoding pyruvate carboxylase, with product MADFKKILVANRGEIAIRVMRAANEMGKQTVAVFAEEDKLSLHRFKADEAYRIGEGMGPVAAYLSIDEIIRVARESGADAIHPGYGLLSENPDFVDACVANGITFIGPKAETMRALGDKASARKVAIAAGVPVIPATEVLGDDMKSIKAEAKEIGYPLMLKASWGGGGRGMRPIMGEDEVEEKVLEGRREAEAAFGNGEGYLEKMITRARHVEVQILGDKHGGMYHLFERDCSVQRRNQKVVERAPAPYLSEAQRAEICDLGYKICKHVNYECAGTVEFLMDMETGKFYFIEVNPRVQVEHTVTEEVTGIDIVQAQILIAEGKKIAEATGKGSQKDVRLNGHALQTRITTEDPQNNFIPDYGRITAYREATGMGIRLDGGTAYSGGVITRYYDSLLTKVTAHAPTPEKAIARMDRALREFRIRGVSTNIAFVENLLKHPTFLSNEYTTKFIDETADLFSFKKRRDRGTKVLTYIADISVNGHPETQGRAAPAEDLKLPVAPEKKADPAYGTRNLLEQKGPQAVADWMKQQKQLLLTDTTMRDGHQSLLATRMRSIDMLRVAPTYAANMPQLFSMECWGGATFDVAYRFLQECPWQRLRDLRAAMPNLMTQMLLRASNGVGYTNYPDNVVQSFVAEAAKGIDVFRVFDSLNWVENMRVAMDAVQEAGKVCEGTVCYTGDILDPNRAKYDVKYYVDMAKELEAAGAHVLGLKDMAGLLKPASAKLLIRALKEEVGLPIHFHTHDTSGISGATVLAAADAGVDAVDAAMDAFSGSTSQPCLGSIVEALRNTDRDTGIDIASVREISDYWEGVRAQYTAFESGTTAPASEVYLHEMPGGQFTNLKAQARSLGLEERWHEVAQTYADVNQMFGDIVKVTPSSKVVGDMALMMVSQGLTREEVEDPNKDVAFPDSVVDMMRGNLGQPAGGFPSHIIEKALKGEKPNTERPGKHLEPVDLDATRADLSKQLEGFDVDNEDLNGYLMYPKVFLDYMGRHRLYGPVRALPTKTFFYGMEPGEEISAEIDPGKTLEIRLQAIGETGEDGEVKVFFELNGQPRVIRVPNRLVKSSTAARPKAELGNANHIGAPMPGVVASIGVSTGQKVAEGDLLLTIEAMKMETGIHAERDAVVKAVHVTPGGQIDAKDLLVELED from the coding sequence ATGGCAGATTTCAAGAAAATTTTGGTTGCGAACCGCGGTGAAATTGCAATTCGCGTCATGCGTGCAGCAAACGAAATGGGCAAGCAAACCGTCGCTGTCTTTGCCGAAGAGGACAAACTGAGCCTACACAGATTTAAGGCAGACGAAGCTTATCGCATCGGCGAAGGCATGGGACCGGTTGCGGCCTATCTGTCTATCGATGAGATCATTCGCGTGGCACGCGAAAGCGGTGCCGATGCGATCCACCCAGGCTACGGTCTCCTGTCTGAAAACCCAGACTTCGTAGACGCCTGCGTAGCCAACGGCATCACCTTTATTGGTCCAAAGGCTGAGACCATGCGCGCGCTTGGCGACAAGGCCTCTGCCCGTAAAGTGGCCATCGCCGCTGGCGTACCAGTGATCCCGGCAACCGAAGTGCTGGGCGATGACATGAAGTCGATCAAGGCGGAGGCCAAAGAGATTGGCTACCCGCTGATGCTCAAAGCCTCCTGGGGCGGTGGCGGTCGCGGCATGCGGCCAATCATGGGCGAAGACGAAGTCGAAGAAAAAGTTCTGGAAGGCCGTCGCGAAGCAGAAGCCGCCTTTGGCAATGGCGAGGGTTATCTTGAAAAGATGATCACCCGCGCCCGCCACGTGGAAGTTCAGATCCTGGGCGACAAACATGGCGGCATGTATCATCTTTTTGAACGAGACTGCTCCGTTCAGCGCCGCAACCAGAAAGTGGTTGAACGCGCCCCTGCCCCATATCTGTCTGAAGCACAGCGCGCCGAAATCTGTGATCTCGGCTACAAGATCTGTAAGCACGTGAACTACGAATGCGCGGGCACGGTTGAATTCCTGATGGATATGGAAACCGGCAAGTTCTACTTTATCGAAGTGAACCCACGCGTTCAGGTGGAACACACGGTGACCGAAGAAGTCACTGGGATCGATATCGTTCAGGCACAAATTCTCATTGCGGAAGGCAAAAAGATTGCTGAAGCCACCGGCAAAGGCAGCCAGAAAGATGTCCGTCTGAACGGTCACGCTCTGCAAACCCGGATCACAACTGAAGATCCACAGAACAACTTCATCCCGGACTACGGCCGCATCACCGCTTACCGCGAAGCCACCGGCATGGGCATCCGTCTGGACGGCGGCACCGCTTATTCTGGTGGGGTGATTACCCGTTACTATGACTCTTTGCTGACCAAGGTGACCGCTCACGCGCCGACCCCGGAGAAAGCGATTGCGCGTATGGATCGTGCGCTGCGCGAATTCCGTATCCGCGGCGTTTCGACAAACATCGCCTTTGTGGAAAACTTGCTGAAGCACCCAACTTTCCTCTCCAATGAATACACTACAAAGTTCATTGACGAGACAGCTGACCTCTTCAGCTTCAAAAAGCGTCGTGACCGCGGCACCAAGGTACTAACATATATTGCGGATATCTCCGTCAATGGTCACCCGGAGACACAGGGGCGCGCTGCGCCTGCAGAGGATTTGAAACTTCCAGTTGCGCCAGAAAAGAAGGCTGATCCAGCCTACGGCACGCGTAATCTTCTGGAACAAAAAGGCCCTCAGGCGGTCGCAGATTGGATGAAGCAGCAGAAGCAATTGCTTCTGACTGACACCACAATGCGGGACGGACACCAGTCCCTACTGGCAACGCGTATGCGCTCCATTGATATGCTGCGCGTGGCGCCAACCTATGCCGCGAACATGCCGCAGCTCTTCTCGATGGAATGCTGGGGCGGCGCAACCTTTGATGTGGCCTATCGCTTCCTTCAAGAATGCCCGTGGCAGCGTCTACGCGACCTGCGTGCGGCAATGCCAAACCTTATGACCCAGATGCTGCTGCGTGCATCCAACGGCGTGGGCTATACAAACTACCCTGACAACGTTGTTCAGTCCTTTGTGGCAGAAGCGGCGAAAGGCATCGATGTCTTCCGCGTGTTTGACAGCCTGAACTGGGTTGAAAACATGCGTGTTGCGATGGATGCAGTCCAAGAGGCGGGCAAGGTCTGTGAAGGCACCGTTTGCTATACCGGCGATATTCTGGACCCGAACCGCGCCAAGTATGACGTGAAATACTACGTTGATATGGCGAAAGAACTGGAAGCGGCCGGTGCTCATGTTCTGGGTCTGAAAGATATGGCAGGCCTTCTGAAACCTGCTTCAGCGAAACTCTTGATCCGTGCTCTGAAAGAAGAGGTCGGCCTGCCGATCCACTTCCACACACACGACACATCTGGCATCTCCGGCGCGACCGTTCTCGCCGCCGCTGATGCGGGTGTGGACGCGGTTGATGCGGCAATGGACGCCTTCTCTGGCAGCACATCGCAGCCGTGCCTGGGCTCTATCGTCGAAGCCCTGCGCAACACCGATCGTGACACCGGCATCGACATCGCCTCTGTCCGTGAGATTAGCGACTACTGGGAAGGCGTGCGCGCGCAGTACACAGCGTTTGAAAGCGGCACAACTGCGCCAGCCTCCGAGGTGTACCTGCACGAAATGCCAGGTGGCCAGTTCACTAACCTGAAAGCGCAGGCGCGTTCCTTGGGGCTGGAAGAACGCTGGCATGAGGTTGCGCAGACCTATGCGGATGTGAACCAGATGTTTGGTGACATCGTGAAGGTGACACCGTCTTCCAAAGTGGTGGGCGACATGGCCCTGATGATGGTGAGCCAGGGCCTGACCCGTGAAGAAGTGGAAGACCCGAACAAAGATGTGGCCTTCCCGGACTCCGTTGTTGACATGATGCGCGGCAACCTTGGTCAGCCAGCGGGTGGCTTCCCATCTCATATCATTGAGAAGGCACTAAAGGGCGAAAAGCCAAACACCGAGCGTCCGGGTAAGCACCTGGAGCCAGTGGATCTGGACGCAACGCGGGCGGACCTGTCCAAGCAGCTTGAAGGGTTTGATGTCGATAATGAAGATCTGAACGGCTACCTCATGTACCCAAAGGTCTTCTTGGATTACATGGGTCGCCATCGCCTTTACGGCCCGGTCCGCGCTTTGCCGACCAAGACTTTCTTCTATGGCATGGAACCGGGCGAAGAAATCTCTGCAGAAATCGATCCGGGGAAAACACTGGAAATTCGCCTGCAGGCCATCGGTGAGACCGGCGAAGATGGTGAAGTGAAGGTGTTCTTTGAACTAAATGGCCAACCACGTGTCATCCGCGTGCCAAACCGTCTGGTGAAGTCTTCCACTGCGGCCCGTCCGAAGGCAGAGCTGGGCAACGCAAACCACATCGGTGCGCCAATGCCAGGTGTTGTTGCGTCCATCGGCGTCAGCACGGGTCAGAAGGTGGCTGAAGGCGATCTTCTCCTGACGATCGAAGCGATGAAGATGGAAACAGGCATCCACGCCGAGCGCGACGCGGTTGTGAAAGCCGTGCATGTCACGCCGGGTGGCCAGATCGACGCCAAAGACCTTCTGGTCGAGTTGGAAGACTAA
- a CDS encoding MAPEG family protein produces MGSITAIYASLLALLYVWLAARVILYRRDNRISLGDSGDPEMRQRMRTHANCAEYAPIGVILLLLLELQGVPSWVAHASGLCLVAGRVLHAIGLQPHPMNFRQRTLGMALTLSQIIGTAIVLLALALL; encoded by the coding sequence ATGGGTTCAATTACTGCGATTTATGCGAGCTTGCTTGCGCTGCTTTACGTCTGGTTGGCCGCGCGGGTGATTTTGTATCGGCGAGACAATCGCATTTCCTTGGGAGATAGCGGTGACCCGGAAATGCGCCAGCGCATGCGCACCCATGCAAATTGTGCTGAATATGCACCCATCGGTGTGATCCTGTTGCTGTTGCTTGAACTGCAGGGCGTTCCGAGTTGGGTGGCACATGCTTCTGGACTTTGCTTGGTCGCCGGGCGTGTATTACATGCAATTGGATTGCAGCCGCACCCGATGAATTTCCGCCAGCGCACGTTGGGAATGGCGCTGACGCTTTCTCAAATCATCGGAACTGCGATTGTGCTGCTCGCTCTTGCGTTGCTTTAG
- a CDS encoding YHYH protein codes for MTGNGNIRITALVVALGLGFVASADAQGRPQMRNHTATEAKPLQLISASQSLSSNRVSITTSGNTRTIRANGVPDHAVGRFPNRGNPNRIKAQSYTFKVSTNPTVGLATGMRRGGLFGVAVNGVPFDPGAAEFWMGNPRSGWQYEALGGAVRLGLDENYGHVQPTGAYHYHGLPVGLMQELGWSSKAESPLIGYAADGFPIYAITAQVDGTVKKMQSSYRLKSGNRPGGSAPSGDYDGTFVQDYAYVAGSGDLDQCNGGYVKTQDYPNGTYAYFLTESFPVVPRCLVGTADRSFSKGRR; via the coding sequence ATGACAGGTAATGGTAATATTCGCATCACAGCCTTGGTGGTGGCCCTTGGATTGGGCTTTGTCGCCAGCGCAGACGCACAGGGCAGGCCACAGATGCGCAACCACACGGCCACTGAGGCCAAGCCGCTGCAGCTGATCTCGGCCAGTCAGTCTCTCAGCTCCAATCGGGTGAGTATTACCACTTCGGGCAACACCCGAACCATTCGTGCCAACGGGGTGCCAGATCACGCGGTTGGGCGTTTCCCTAATCGAGGCAACCCTAACCGGATCAAAGCGCAGAGCTACACTTTCAAAGTATCTACTAATCCGACGGTTGGTTTAGCCACAGGCATGCGCCGCGGAGGATTGTTCGGTGTGGCCGTCAACGGTGTTCCCTTCGATCCCGGTGCGGCTGAATTCTGGATGGGAAACCCGCGCTCCGGTTGGCAATACGAGGCGCTTGGCGGCGCTGTGCGGCTTGGGCTTGATGAAAACTATGGCCACGTACAGCCGACAGGGGCCTACCACTATCATGGCCTTCCCGTGGGTCTGATGCAGGAACTTGGCTGGTCAAGCAAAGCAGAATCCCCGCTGATCGGCTATGCGGCAGATGGCTTTCCGATCTATGCAATCACCGCTCAGGTGGATGGCACCGTTAAGAAGATGCAAAGCTCATACCGGCTGAAGTCAGGAAACCGCCCAGGTGGGTCCGCACCCTCAGGGGATTACGACGGAACCTTCGTTCAAGACTACGCTTATGTGGCTGGTTCCGGGGATTTAGACCAATGCAATGGCGGCTATGTCAAAACCCAGGACTACCCAAATGGCACATATGCTTATTTCCTTACCGAAAGCTTCCCGGTGGTGCCTCGATGCCTTGTGGGAACCGCGGATCGCAGCTTTAGCAAAGGTCGGCGCTAA
- a CDS encoding DUF1868 domain-containing protein, whose amino-acid sequence MTPTTNILRFSDVDNDAPPPRLGVRYTNTKFLPEGGNTVVCHLNTDAPEHEAILDACNRMRALPSADRFLFTPTASLHMTLFNGALETQREMNFWPEWLPLDAPMTEVTRWLLESLREFQPLSRFNVRIESIAPTGLQLCGATAADEQIMRTWRDALCGPFGYRHPDHDNYRFHMTFAYPLAWIPQAIVPVWQEEYQSILSDLQVTVPVIPLNPPAFCTFEDMTHFEEILRFES is encoded by the coding sequence ATGACACCAACGACAAATATCCTTCGCTTTTCAGATGTTGATAACGATGCCCCGCCGCCTCGGTTGGGTGTTCGATATACCAATACTAAGTTCCTTCCTGAAGGCGGCAATACCGTCGTCTGCCATCTAAATACCGACGCACCGGAGCATGAGGCAATTCTTGATGCCTGCAATCGGATGCGCGCTTTGCCTTCAGCCGACAGATTCTTATTCACGCCGACAGCCAGCCTGCACATGACGCTTTTTAACGGCGCATTGGAAACGCAAAGGGAAATGAACTTCTGGCCGGAATGGTTGCCGCTTGATGCGCCAATGACAGAGGTCACACGCTGGTTGCTTGAAAGTTTACGAGAGTTTCAGCCACTATCTCGCTTTAACGTTCGGATTGAAAGCATCGCCCCTACCGGGCTTCAACTTTGTGGCGCAACTGCAGCTGACGAACAAATCATGCGCACCTGGCGCGACGCGCTATGCGGACCATTTGGATACCGTCATCCGGACCATGATAACTACAGGTTCCACATGACTTTCGCCTACCCGCTCGCATGGATACCACAGGCTATAGTTCCGGTTTGGCAGGAAGAATATCAGTCCATTCTTTCAGATTTACAGGTTACCGTTCCAGTTATTCCACTTAATCCGCCAGCGTTTTGCACATTCGAAGACATGACACATTTTGAAGAAATTCTCAGGTTTGAATCTTAA
- the hisB gene encoding imidazoleglycerol-phosphate dehydratase HisB, giving the protein MRTGSVSRKTAETEITVEINLDGTGSYDNQTGVGFFDHMLDQLSRHSLIDFKIRAKGDYHIDDHHTVEDTGIALGQALVQALGDKRGINRYGECHLPMDDAQVRAALDLSARPFLVWNLDIPTQKIGTFDTELVREFFTAFATNGGITLHIDQLHGGNSHHIVEAAFKAVARALRTAVETDPRKAGDIPSTKGAL; this is encoded by the coding sequence ATGCGCACAGGCAGCGTCAGCCGCAAGACTGCGGAAACTGAAATCACCGTTGAGATCAATCTCGACGGCACAGGAAGCTATGACAACCAGACCGGTGTTGGCTTCTTTGACCACATGCTGGACCAACTGTCGCGCCATTCCCTGATTGATTTCAAAATCCGCGCCAAGGGCGACTATCACATCGATGATCACCACACGGTCGAAGACACCGGCATCGCGCTGGGTCAGGCTCTGGTGCAAGCGCTCGGTGATAAACGCGGGATCAACCGCTATGGCGAATGCCACCTGCCGATGGATGACGCGCAGGTGCGTGCTGCTCTGGATCTCTCCGCGCGACCGTTTCTGGTCTGGAACTTGGACATTCCAACCCAGAAGATCGGCACATTCGATACGGAGTTGGTGCGCGAGTTCTTCACCGCTTTCGCGACCAACGGCGGCATCACCCTGCACATTGATCAGCTGCACGGTGGCAACAGCCACCACATTGTTGAGGCCGCTTTCAAAGCAGTTGCGCGTGCATTGAGGACCGCAGTGGAAACTGATCCGCGCAAGGCCGGCGATATTCCATCGACCAAAGGCGCCCTTTAA